The Zeugodacus cucurbitae isolate PBARC_wt_2022May chromosome 4, idZeuCucr1.2, whole genome shotgun sequence genome includes the window ATTGGAAGAtactcactttgttttaaattttcttattttatttattcccgCTTCTATcaatacacatttacatacttgTATCTgcatatttttcacaataaGCAAATATGTTTGTGTGAAGGTATGTATGATATGTGGTTGAACTTAAGAGTTAATCTACGATTGTTTGTGTTCCGTTAAATTGGTTCCAGTACTTAATTAAGTGAAAAAATGCAgtcataaaattgttttatgaaCCCGAAATTCCACAGATCTAATTAAATCTTTTGCGTTTGTAAAACCCAAGTCACTATGATGCcgatatttgtatacatacatacatatatcagtatgcaaattgttgcaatttgctgtttaattaaaattatttcatttatttattattttcaacgcTTGTTTTCAAGTCTAAGcatttacaaatatgtacatacctattCACTTTCTGCATAAATTAacttcttgttttgtctattcAGATCGATTCTGTTATTATTAGTTCAACGCCTGAATTTGAAATGTTCTAAGCGCGATTTACTATGGacataaatcaatttaaaatctgTTTGTTTATTCGACTAAAAATGAAAACAGATTAGTTATTAGCATTAATAAATTAATGGCTGCTACTTATTTgtgtcaaattttatttattaaaggaAAGGAATGCCTTTCTAATGAGCCAATTGAATTTAGTATTGTTTGGAATTTCTGgcaaaattttttgataaatcatTTTCCTTAAGCAGTAGCGATCAGCAATCAAGAAATTGTGGCTATTTTAAGCAGAAATTTaaatagtaatattttaattaatacaagaaccaaatttaaattttaaaagtaatgttgtgatttttatttaaagaattatGTATATAACTTAACAGCtgcagaaaaaaatatcaatttacttaagaattttaaaagcaATATTATTAGAGCATCGTATATCGGTCGACTCATTGAAACGTAACAAAGATCTTAGTAGATCCCAGGTTGAAACATATCTAAGGATCATTTTCACATTGAGAATATACAAACAacgtaagaaaatgcctaaatttaattataatgaaCTGCTTACCTTGCGGAAAACGAAAACGGCTCAAGTAACATAGCTATTGACATAAAGACAGCTCACATccagttttttttctttcttttatattttataacaaaatttacttcatttccgaaaatatttgcattaactAATTAACTTTTCAGTCCCGTCCTTGCAAAACGATTCCAAAAGTATACGaaagataaatgaaaaatatttcttaaaattaacacaaagtaagtaaaaaactagTTAAATCTTCACACTGTTTAATAAATGTCTTTTACATTCCAAATTAAAACAGAATAGCAATCACCAACGAATTCTAGAACACCAAATTTAAaccaatttattcaaaaatgtaaacaaaaaacatcTGTGCTTTTCTGCATGAAGAAAAATTTGGGGTTATGTATTCGATAACTTAATAagtaaattatgtaaattagttAAAAACTATTAACGATGCAAAAGGGGAAAAATAGAAGTAGATTGTTTTTATATGTGAActacataaaatgttttatacaaatttttcgcGTACATGTtgccaaaatttgttttttattaaattgtataatgtTATCGAGGTATCGATAGTGGTGAAAGTAATGGCAGCACTCCACGCACAGCCGGTTGAAATGGCAATGCTGTCAAACTCAAATCCAAAACAGCTGGTGATAATGaactatttaattgtttaatcaaCAACCGGCAAAAATTATACCgcgttattttattaattgtttttatataaaataatactagaAAAGTATACATAAGTGTGTATCCAAGATGAAAGACTTAAAGCTAAAGATTATGTACAATAATGTGATATCACAAGCAATATCGGAGTCTGGCCGTTTTTTGTTCGCCGGTAACCGCTTTGGAGATATTTTTGTGCAAGAGTAAGTAATCGGAATAGTTTTTACCACCTGCTatggttttaatatatttatttatttcaatttcagtttGCACGACCTAGAAAAGACTGATGCACCGCGCTCTAAAGTGCTTGTCTTTTCGCAGCCCAGTCAAACAGAGATTAACAGTCTATGTTGTCACCGTGATTTTCTTATCGTGGGTGCCATCGGTGTTGTGTACGGTCTATCATGGGACGAAGAAAAGCGCGAACTGAGCACAGCACGTAAATGGGAAGTTAAAATTCCGCTGGACGTGGATGCAGTTGAGGTGCCCGACGTGAATTTTCTATGGCTACGCGCTGAAACCGATACACTATATGCGGGTTGTGGCGATAACATAATTTATCAAATCAATTTGGAAGATGGGAAAATTGTGCGTGACTATCGAGGACATACTGACTATATACACGGTGTAGCAGGCAGTGATAGAGGGCGCATTTTTTCAGCATCCGAGGATGGTACGGTGCGCTTTTGGAGTGAACAACAGAAAGAGGCAACCGCAAAACTGGAACCCAGTGCAAATGCACAGCTAATGCGTCCGGAATATGGAAAGTGGATAGGAGCAGTAGCTACTAATGACGATTGGCTGATTTGTGGTGGTGGTCCAAAGTTTTCCATTTGGCATTTAGGCACTATGGAGTGCATGCGTGATTTTGAGTTTCCAGGTAAAGTTCATGTCTGCGATTTCGTTGAGGAAAATCTTTTTGTTGCCGGTGAGCACAGTCATGCACAGTTTTATGCAATGAATGGTGATATACAAGCGAATATACCGTTAGAGCATACAGCAGCTTATTCAGCTGTGTGGCAGTTGGAGCCCATTAAATTCATGTCTATTGCGGGCTATAGCAATaagttacatattttaaatgattttcgtTTCTTAGACagtaaaattgatttatatgggaATACAGAGGAATAAGAAAGAACTTTGTTTTgtacaaaactaaaattttaaatgtttatttttttaaaacgatGGCAAGTTTACGATAGACCTATTAATACAATTATCTTTTGTTATAAACATTAACTGATACTCCTCTTTTCCAACATTGTTGACAAATTTGCAATCACCGAAAGTTAATTCGTcactaaaaaaaagaaaagcaaaatgtttgcaaaagtgtaaaaattcaaaatattctaCCTTTACCTCTTTGCTACGAAGTTTTCCAacattctaataaatttttgagaTATTATTTGTTCATCGGCGCGTATTTTGGTTCTCCCAGCTctattgaaaatcaaaaagaaatcgTCTCCATGTACAGTACCTACGAAGTAAAAAGTTTTGAGTATAAATCAGTAAAGATGTGGgtataaaagcataaattatttttacttaccCATTTTCACGTCCTTACGATGTGCTAACGCTTCACCTATACCCTCCTCTGCTGGATTATCATAAACATACGCATAAATTGGACTATTTGCATATTGTCGCTGCAAACGAATCGCTTGTTCCACACCATTTCGGAACAGTACATCCGTATACATGCGTAGCACATTCGAATAGGTGTCGATAGAGAATTCCTTTTCCCCGAGGTAGCGACGTTTCAATGCTACCGAGTAGTCATCCATCTGTTCTACCGTACGCATGGTGTCTTTATAGAACAAATTATATGGTGCCAAATCATACCAGCGATCATTAAATACTTCAATCAACTCCTCCCTACGCGGCATACGTTGTAGCAACTCCGCAGCATTGTAACCGCCATCTTGCGCTGAATATGAAACTAACCAAGGTAAC containing:
- the LOC105221088 gene encoding THO complex subunit 6; this translates as MKDLKLKIMYNNVISQAISESGRFLFAGNRFGDIFVQDLHDLEKTDAPRSKVLVFSQPSQTEINSLCCHRDFLIVGAIGVVYGLSWDEEKRELSTARKWEVKIPLDVDAVEVPDVNFLWLRAETDTLYAGCGDNIIYQINLEDGKIVRDYRGHTDYIHGVAGSDRGRIFSASEDGTVRFWSEQQKEATAKLEPSANAQLMRPEYGKWIGAVATNDDWLICGGGPKFSIWHLGTMECMRDFEFPGKVHVCDFVEENLFVAGEHSHAQFYAMNGDIQANIPLEHTAAYSAVWQLEPIKFMSIAGYSNKLHILNDFRFLDSKIDLYGNTEE